From Candidatus Dormiibacterota bacterium, a single genomic window includes:
- a CDS encoding PH domain-containing protein translates to MPEPYVDGERPICVARQHIAIFIPYALVCVAALAVGLGVLQILDATLLLALGVLIRLVLHWTRYQNDPEEPWHHFGRHVGFWVLVFGAGYGLLHVFRFPAWLVMGLVVAVLLAFRLLEWHCNTYTLTNQRVITSYGVLNRVSESLGIEKVQHTTLSRGVTARFFGYGDIVIRSAGKGEEIMKHIADADSFSLALITAMSGSKEKAGIVERFVAPSYEPGSGYAPPLGWGGTEHAHVGTVPRS, encoded by the coding sequence CCCCTACGCGCTGGTGTGCGTCGCCGCCCTCGCGGTCGGCCTCGGGGTGCTCCAGATCCTCGACGCGACCCTGCTCCTCGCCCTCGGGGTGCTGATCCGGCTGGTGCTCCACTGGACCCGCTACCAGAACGATCCCGAGGAGCCGTGGCACCACTTCGGCCGCCACGTGGGCTTCTGGGTGCTGGTGTTCGGAGCCGGCTACGGCCTCCTCCACGTCTTCCGCTTCCCCGCCTGGCTGGTGATGGGCCTGGTGGTCGCGGTGCTGCTCGCCTTCCGGCTGCTGGAGTGGCACTGCAACACCTACACCCTGACCAACCAGCGGGTGATCACCAGCTACGGGGTGCTCAACCGGGTCTCGGAGTCGCTGGGGATCGAGAAGGTCCAGCACACCACCCTGAGCCGGGGGGTCACCGCCCGGTTCTTCGGCTACGGCGACATCGTCATCCGCTCCGCGGGCAAGGGGGAGGAGATCATGAAGCACATCGCCGACGCCGACAGCTTCAGCCTCGCCCTGATCACCGCGATGTCGGGGTCGAAGGAGAAGGCGGGCATCGTCGAGCGCTTCGTCGCGCCGTCGTACGAGCCCGGCTCCGGATACGCGCCCCCGCTCGGCTGGGGCGGGACCGAGCACGCGCACGTGGGGACCGTCCCCCGGAGCTGA